Genomic DNA from Desulfonema ishimotonii:
GATGCGGTCGGCCGGCAGGGCGATGTAGTAACCGCCTGATGTGGCCACGTTCATGAGGGCGGCCACGATGGGGACGCCGGTGCGCTGTCTGAAGACCATGAGTTCGTGATAAATCAGATCGCTGGCCGTGGCCGTGCCCCCGGGGGAGTCGATCTTCAGGAGGATGGCCCTGACCCGTTTGTCCCCTTCGGCCTTGCGGAGATGGGAGACGATTTGCCGCACCATACCCGGACGGGTGCGCATAAATTCCCTGCGGGGCGCGTCCGTGATGTTGCCCCGGACCGGAATGACCAGCACCTTTTCCCGGCCCGTGCCCTCCAGGGTAAACTCCCGGAGCGGATCCCGTGCATCTGGAAAGAGTCTGATTTCGGGGGCACAGCCCGTAAGCGCAAGGATGAGAATCAGTACGGCTGCTCCGATGGAAACAGGATTTCGCATGGGTTTTCTCCGCTGAGAGGGTGGCCCGGTGCTGTCAAAGGTCGTTCCGGTATTCAAATTCACAGTCTCCTTTCCGGTTCAGTGTCAGGTTCCGCATCGTTGCGCCCATATCAGAGAGATGTCGTGCTGTTAGCACGGCATATCATCATCATCCCTGCGTTTCTTGGCCCGGCGGCATATCCAGCCCACCGTGCTGATCCATGTATACCCCTCACTCGCTTTTTTCCGGCGGTTTTTGCACAGCCTTTTTTCGTCCATAACACAGTTATTCTGCGTATGGTTCATTTCAGGCGATTTGCTGTTTTGACCTAATTTTTCATTGTTGGTTCTCATAATAACCTCCGACATGTCTGCTGTCATATCATCCGTTTCTGAGAGGCCTGCTTTCCGCCGGGAAAAATTCCCGGCTGTCGGCATTTTTTTCTCAGAAATCTGTCATACGTCAGCGTTAGGGTGATGTGGTCAGACGCCGGACGCGCCGATGTCTCCGAATCGTCCGGCAGAACCTCTATCCCTTGTGAGAGGATAATTTATCCTCTCTGAGGGTCGGAGACGATTTTTCTTTCCGCCGCCATGCATGGTATTTTTTTACCCACCGCAGCACCTTTTCAGGCGCGTGAGCCCGTTTCCACTCGCCTGCCGCCGCCTTGTTGGCTTCGGCCAGGGTGGGATAAATGTGAATCGTGCCCAGAATTTTGTTCAGCCCGATACTGTGCTTCATGGCCGCCACATATTCCGCAATGATGTCGCTGGCATGGGCGCCGACGATGGTCACACCGAGAATCCTGTCCGTGCCCGGCCGGGTCAGCACCCTGACCAGGCCGTGGTCTTCGGAATCGGCAATGGCCCGGTCCAGATCGTCGATGCCGTAAGTCGTCACTTCATACGGTACCCCTTTTTCCCGCGCCTCCGTCTCGTTCAGCCCCACACGGGCCACTTCCGGGTCCGTATAGGTGGCCCAGGGGATCACCCGGTAGTCGGCCCTGAAGCGCCTGAATGTACCGAACAGCGCGTTGACAGCCGCATACCATGCCTGATGGGACGCGGTGTGGGTGAACTGGTATGGCCCGGCCACATCCCCGGCGCAGTAGATATTGGGGAAACCGGTCTGAAGCAGGGCATTGGTCTCAATCGTCCCGCGCGCACCGATTTCCACCCCCAGTTCCTCCAGCCCGAAGCCGTGCGTGTTGGGTGCCCGCCCCACAGCCACCAGGATTTCGTCAAAGGGAACCCGGACCTCCCCGCCCTCATGCGCACAGACCAGAATTTTCTGATCGCCTTCGGTGATCACCGCTTTGGCCCGGTGGCCGGTCAGCACCCGGACGCCCTCGGCTTCGAATCTGCGGCGCACAATGTCCGAGATCTCCGGATCCTCGCGCCCCATGATCCGGGGGGCCATCTCCACCTGGGTCACTGCTGATCCCAGGCGGGCAAAGGCCTGGGTCAGCTCAGACCCGATGGGGCCGCCGCCCAGCACCGCCAGACGTCCGGGCAGTCTGCGCAGTTCCCACACATTGTCCGAGGTCAGGTATCTCACCTGATCCAGACCGGGAATGGGCGGCACAAAGGGGCGTGCGCCCGTGGCAATGACCATGCTCCGGGTGGTGAGAATTTTTCCGCTGACCTCAACGGTCCAGGGAGATGTGATGCGGGCCTTTCCCCGGATTACCTCCACCCCCAGCCGGGTGTAGCGTTCCACCGAATCGTGGGGTTCCACCTTCTGAATCACACGCTGAACCCGCTCCATCACCTCCGCAAAATCGAACGTCACGCGGGCCGATTTAAAGCCGAACTCCTTTGCGCGGGCCGCATAGGAGAGCATTTTGGCGGATCGGATCAGGGCCTTGCTGGGCACACAGCCGGTGTTGAGGCAGTCCCCGCCCATCCTGTGTTTCTCAATGAGCGCCACTTTGGCCTTTACGGCCGCC
This window encodes:
- a CDS encoding FAD-dependent oxidoreductase, with the protein product MKNKSITRIIVILVVAALAVIFFAFDLGQYLTLEQLKARQQDLTTGYQAHKGAAIAIYMAIYIVTTALSLPGATILTLAGAVIFGLWVGLVVVSFASTIGATLAFLVSRFLLRDYVQQRFGSRLAAVNEGVRKDGAFYLFTLRLVPIFPFFMINLAMGLTPIRTGLYYLVSQIGMLPGTFVYVNAGTQLAKIDSLQGILSPGLLFSFALLGIFPLIARKTVEIIRARKVLGKYPKPDRFDYNLIVIGAGAAGLVTAYIAAAVKAKVALIEKHRMGGDCLNTGCVPSKALIRSAKMLSYAARAKEFGFKSARVTFDFAEVMERVQRVIQKVEPHDSVERYTRLGVEVIRGKARITSPWTVEVSGKILTTRSMVIATGARPFVPPIPGLDQVRYLTSDNVWELRRLPGRLAVLGGGPIGSELTQAFARLGSAVTQVEMAPRIMGREDPEISDIVRRRFEAEGVRVLTGHRAKAVITEGDQKILVCAHEGGEVRVPFDEILVAVGRAPNTHGFGLEELGVEIGARGTIETNALLQTGFPNIYCAGDVAGPYQFTHTASHQAWYAAVNALFGTFRRFRADYRVIPWATYTDPEVARVGLNETEAREKGVPYEVTTYGIDDLDRAIADSEDHGLVRVLTRPGTDRILGVTIVGAHASDIIAEYVAAMKHSIGLNKILGTIHIYPTLAEANKAAAGEWKRAHAPEKVLRWVKKYHAWRRKEKSSPTLREDKLSSHKG